The Tautonia plasticadhaerens nucleotide sequence GCACTCTTGCCAAACTTGGATGAACGCATCAACGATGGGGAGGACGGATGAGGCCCGTCGGCAAGGGTTTCCCCCTGAGGGTCGCCGTCGTCGCGGTCGCCCTCTGCGCCCCGGTGGCGCTGTGCCTGCTCTGGGCGGCCCGCCAGGAATCGGCCCGCCGGCAGCTCGACGAGGCGAGGAGCGCCCTGGGCCGGGGGGACCTCGCCCGGGCCCACGCCCTGCTCGGGCCCCTCGCGTCCCGGGGGGTGGGCCGGGGGGAGGCGAGCTACCTGCTCGGGGTCTGCGAGATGCAGCGGGGGGATCTCGACGCCGCCCTGGAGGCCCTGCGGCGCGTCCCGGAGGATTCCCCGTCCTCCGGCGACGCCGCCACCCGGGGCGGGGCCGTCGCGTTGGAGCGGGGCGCCTTCGAGCTGGGGGAGCGGATGCTCCGGGATGCCCTAGGCCGACCCGGGGACCACGAGGCCGAGGCCCTGGAGCTGCTCGGCCGGATCCTGCGGTTCCAGGACCGCCGGGGGGAGGCCCGGGCGCTGCTCCGCCGGCAGCTCGGCCGGTCGGACGACCCCATCCGGGTGGTCCGGGACCTCTGGCTGCTCGACGCCGAGGCCGTCCCCGTCGATCGGACCCGGACGATGTTCGAGGAGGCCGCCCGTTCCCACCCGGGGGACCCTCGGGTCCAGCTCGGCCTGGCCAACCTCGCCCTGCGGTCCGGTCGCCTCGACGAGGCGGGCCGTCGGCTCGACGCCTGCCTCCGGGCCCTCCCCGACGACCCCCCGACCTGGAGGGCCCGGCTCGACTGGGCGATCGCGAGCGGCGACCCCGAGGAGGCCCGATGCGCGCTGGCGCATTTGCCGCCGGATCGGCTCGAGCCCGCCGAGCTGCTCGAGATCGAGGCCTGGCTGGCCGCCCGGGCCGACGACCGGGGTCGCGAGCGACTGGCCCTGGAGCGGCTGCTCGAATGGAGGCCCGCCCACCCCTCGGCGCTCGATCGGCTCGCCGAGCTCGCCGTCGAGGCCGGCGACGACGAACGCTCGGCCGAGTACCGCCGGGAGAAGGCCGAGCTCGACCGGGACCGGGACCGCTACGACAGGCTCCTCCGCCTCGAGGCCCCGGAGCTGGCCCCCCGGGCCCGGGAGCTGGCCCGGCTGGCCGGGCGCCTCGGCCGACGGGACGAGGCCCGAGGATCCTGGATCGCGGTCGCCCGGCAGGAGCCCGGCGACCCCGAGGCGATCGACGCCCTGGCGCGGCTGGACGAGGAGCAACGCCGGAGGACCGCCGAGCTGGCCCCGCTCGCCTCCCGGTTGGCCTCGGGGGACCCGGTCGAGGGGGCACCCCCGGCCTCCTCCCCGGGGCCGGGGCCGGGCCCCTCCCCCGGCCGGGGGGCGGCCCCGAGCTTCGAGGACCGGGCCGAGGCCGACGGGCTCCGCTTCCGGTTCGAGGCGGGGCACTCCCCCGACCGCCACCTCCCCGAGACGATGTCGGGGGGCGTCGGCCTGCTCGACGTCGACGGCGACGGCTGGCTCGACGTCTACCTGCCCCAGGGCGGGGAGTTCCCCCCCGGCCGGACCCCCGACGGCCCGGGAGACCGCCTCTTCCGGAACCTCGGCGGCGGCACCTTCGAGGACGCGACCGATCGGGCGGGGTTCCCCCGATCGGGCCGGGGATACGGCCTCGGGGTCGCCGCGGGGGACTACGATAACGACGGGGATCCCGACCTCTTCGTCACCCGATTCGACTCCTACGAACTCTGGAGGAATCGGGGGGACGGCACCTTCGAGGACGTGACCGGGCCGTCGGGGCTCGGGGTCGAGGCCGAGTGGCCGACCTCGGCCGCCTGGGCCGACCTGGACGACGACGGCGACCTGGATCTGTACGTGTGCCACTACCTGGCCTGGGACGAGCACGACCCCCGGACCTGCCTGGACCCGGAGACCGGCCGGCCGATCTACTGCGAGCCCCTGCTGTTCGAGGCCGTCCCCGACCGCCTCTTCCGAAACGACGAGGGCCGGTTCGTCGACGTGGCCGAGCAGGCGGGCATTGTCGACCGCGACGGCCGGGGGCTCGGCGTGGTCGCGGCCGACCTGGACGGCGACCGCCTCGTCGACCTCTACGTCGCTAACGACCTGTCGGCCAACTTCCTCTTCCGGAACCTCGGCGGGATGCGGTTCGAGGAGGTCGGGGAGCGGGCCGGGGTCGCCTCCAACGCCGACGGCGGCTACCAGGCGGGGATGGGGATCGCCTGCGGCGACCTCGACGGCGACGGCCTGCCCGAGCTGGCCGTGACTAACTTCTACGCCGAGGGGACCACCCTCTACCGCAACCTCGGCGGCGGCCAGTTCGTCGACGCCTCGGCCGCCTTCGGGATGGCCCCGAGCCGCTACCTGCTGGGGTTCGGGGTCGCCTTCCTGGACGCCAACAACGACGGGTTCCTCGACCTGGCCTCCGCCAACGGGATGGTCAACGACTCCCGGCCCCTGTTCCCCTACGCCATGCCCGCCCAGCTCCTGGTCGGCGGGCCCGGCGGCCTCCTGGCCGACCTCACCGACCGGGCCGGCCCCGACTGGCAGGCCCCCCGGGTCGGCCGGGGGCTGGCCGCCGGCGACCTGGACAACGACGGCCTCCCCGACGTGGTCCTCGTCCCCCAGGACGGCCCCCTGGCCCTGCTCCGCAACCGGACCCCCGGCGGCCATTTCGTCACCGTCCGGCTGGAGGGGACCGACTCGGCCCGGGACGCCGTCGGCGCCCGGGTGGTCGTCGACGACGGCGACCGACGCCGGGTCGGCTGGCGGGTCGGCGGCGGGAGCTATCAATCGTCGCCCGACCCCCGGCTCCACTTCGGCCTCGGGGAGGCGGGCGGCCCCGTCTCGATCGAGGTCGCCTGGCCCTCGGGCCGGGTCGATCGCCACGACGGCCTGGCCGTCGATTCCGGCTACCTGATCCGGGAGGGGGACTCACGGCCGGGATCGCTGCCCGGCTTCGGCCGATGACGACCGAGGGCCCTCGCCTTCCCGGATCCGGGGGCTCGCGTCCGCATCCCGAGGAGCCTCGCCATGAGCCGTCGAACGCCCTCGAACCGATTCGGAGGCCGGCCTCGTCGGGCCCGAGGGCCGGCCGTCCCGGGGCCGACGCCGAACACGCGAAGGCCCCCGGAGTCGGTGTCGGCCCGGGTGGAGCTGGAGGTGGGGGGGACGCCGATCGGGGTCGAGTTCGAGGTGCCGACCGGCCCGGTGCCGCCGGAGGGGGTGCTCCCGGTCTTCCGGGCGCTGACCGACGCCATCGTGGCCGAATCCGAGCGGGAGGTCGAGGCGCAGGGGCGGGCGATCTCCTGCCGGAAGGGGTGCGGCGCCTGCTGCCGGCAACTCGTCCCGGTCGCCGAGGCGGAGGCCCGGGCGCTCCGGGATCTGATCGGCCGGATGCCCGAGCCGAGGAGATCGGAGGTGCTCCGGAGGTTCGCCGAGGCCCGTCGTCGGCTGGACGAGGCCGGCCTCCTCGAACTGCTGCTGCACCCCGAGCGGACCACCGTCGAGCAGCGTCGGGCATTGGGGCCGGACTACTTCCGCCTGGGGATCCCCTGCCCGTTCCTGGAGGAGGAATCCTGCTCGATCCACCCGGAACGCCCGCTGGCCTGCCGGGAGTACCTCGTCACCTCGCCGGCCGAGGACTGCGCCGACCCGACCCCGGAGCGGATCCGGCGGGTCGAGCTGCCGATCGTGCTCTCCGGGCTCCTCTCCCGGTTTGGCAGCGGGCCCGGGGGGCCGGGGACGACGTGGGTCGCCCTGGTGGTCGCCCCGGGATGGGCGGAGGAGCAGGCCGAAGGAGGCTCGGTCCCCCTGCGACCCGGCCCGGACCGGGTCCGGGAGCTGTTCCGCCTCCTGGCCGGCGAGGATCCCCAGGGCCCCCCGCCGGGGCTCGGGGAGTGCTGACGCCCCCGTCGGATCGGAGGGGCGAGGCGAGGCGTTGTTTCTGGTGGACACGGCGTCCGGCCGGGCCGGTCTGGACGTAAAGTCTCGACAGGGGGCCCGGGGCGGATCCCCCGGGGCGACCCGCCGGCCGGGGCGTCGTCCGGTGGCCCGGCCCGGTCCGGGCCGGTGCATGTGTTCGGTCGGGGAGGGGCGTCCCATGGTCGACAAGGCGAGCGATCGGAGGCGATGGCCGAGGTTCAGCGCGGCCGATTCCCGGGTCCGGCTGGGGTGGTGGAAGGGGGGGGCGTATCAGACCACCACGGCCCGGCTGGTGAACATCAGCCGGGGGGGCGCCGTCGTGGAGGCCGACGCCCTGCCGCCGAAGGAGGGATCGGTCTGGATCTGCTCGACGTCCCGGGGGGACGCGGGCTGGGTCGAGGCCGAGCTGAGGCCGGCGATGATCCGCCCGAGGGGCCCCCATCGGCTCCGGCTGATCTTCCGGGACCATTCTTCCGCCGAGCCCTTCTTCTCGGCGTCGGCCTTCGGCCGAGGCCCGGCCGCGCCGGATCCCGGCTCCGACGCCTCGACGCCCGGCCCCTCGACGGCGGGAGAGCCCTGGGCCGAGGCGCTCGCGACGCTCGGCCTGCACTGGCCGTGCTCGACCGATCAGGTCCGGGGGGCCTATCATCGGCTCGCCCTGCGGGTCCACCCCGACCGCGGCGGGGCCCCCGAGGACTTCATCCGCCTGCAGTTCGCCTACCGGGCGATGATGGAGCGTTGCGCGTCCTCCCCGGCCGATCGGGGCGTCGCCCGATCGGGAGCCGTCGGCCCCGAAGGGACGGGGACGCCCCGGGCCTCCGGGGCGGGGGGAGGGCTCAAGGCTCAGTAGGTCCGGCCGAGGTGCCCGACGACCGCCCGCTTCACCTCCAGCGGGTCGATCGCGCCGACGTGGCGGTAGATCACCTCGCCGCCGGGGGCGATCAGCAGGGTGTAGGGGACCGGGCCGGGCCACTCGGGATCCAGGGCCTCGGCGAAGGCGTCGAGGTCCCCCGAGTCGAGCAGGTAGTTGGTGGCCGAGACGTGGTGCTCGTCGAGCATCTCCCGCGCCTTCTCGCGGTGCTCCGGCTCGTCGAGGCT carries:
- a CDS encoding YkgJ family cysteine cluster protein — protein: MSRRTPSNRFGGRPRRARGPAVPGPTPNTRRPPESVSARVELEVGGTPIGVEFEVPTGPVPPEGVLPVFRALTDAIVAESEREVEAQGRAISCRKGCGACCRQLVPVAEAEARALRDLIGRMPEPRRSEVLRRFAEARRRLDEAGLLELLLHPERTTVEQRRALGPDYFRLGIPCPFLEEESCSIHPERPLACREYLVTSPAEDCADPTPERIRRVELPIVLSGLLSRFGSGPGGPGTTWVALVVAPGWAEEQAEGGSVPLRPGPDRVRELFRLLAGEDPQGPPPGLGEC
- a CDS encoding DnaJ domain-containing protein, with the protein product MVDKASDRRRWPRFSAADSRVRLGWWKGGAYQTTTARLVNISRGGAVVEADALPPKEGSVWICSTSRGDAGWVEAELRPAMIRPRGPHRLRLIFRDHSSAEPFFSASAFGRGPAAPDPGSDASTPGPSTAGEPWAEALATLGLHWPCSTDQVRGAYHRLALRVHPDRGGAPEDFIRLQFAYRAMMERCASSPADRGVARSGAVGPEGTGTPRASGAGGGLKAQ
- a CDS encoding FG-GAP-like repeat-containing protein; this encodes MRPVGKGFPLRVAVVAVALCAPVALCLLWAARQESARRQLDEARSALGRGDLARAHALLGPLASRGVGRGEASYLLGVCEMQRGDLDAALEALRRVPEDSPSSGDAATRGGAVALERGAFELGERMLRDALGRPGDHEAEALELLGRILRFQDRRGEARALLRRQLGRSDDPIRVVRDLWLLDAEAVPVDRTRTMFEEAARSHPGDPRVQLGLANLALRSGRLDEAGRRLDACLRALPDDPPTWRARLDWAIASGDPEEARCALAHLPPDRLEPAELLEIEAWLAARADDRGRERLALERLLEWRPAHPSALDRLAELAVEAGDDERSAEYRREKAELDRDRDRYDRLLRLEAPELAPRARELARLAGRLGRRDEARGSWIAVARQEPGDPEAIDALARLDEEQRRRTAELAPLASRLASGDPVEGAPPASSPGPGPGPSPGRGAAPSFEDRAEADGLRFRFEAGHSPDRHLPETMSGGVGLLDVDGDGWLDVYLPQGGEFPPGRTPDGPGDRLFRNLGGGTFEDATDRAGFPRSGRGYGLGVAAGDYDNDGDPDLFVTRFDSYELWRNRGDGTFEDVTGPSGLGVEAEWPTSAAWADLDDDGDLDLYVCHYLAWDEHDPRTCLDPETGRPIYCEPLLFEAVPDRLFRNDEGRFVDVAEQAGIVDRDGRGLGVVAADLDGDRLVDLYVANDLSANFLFRNLGGMRFEEVGERAGVASNADGGYQAGMGIACGDLDGDGLPELAVTNFYAEGTTLYRNLGGGQFVDASAAFGMAPSRYLLGFGVAFLDANNDGFLDLASANGMVNDSRPLFPYAMPAQLLVGGPGGLLADLTDRAGPDWQAPRVGRGLAAGDLDNDGLPDVVLVPQDGPLALLRNRTPGGHFVTVRLEGTDSARDAVGARVVVDDGDRRRVGWRVGGGSYQSSPDPRLHFGLGEAGGPVSIEVAWPSGRVDRHDGLAVDSGYLIREGDSRPGSLPGFGR